Proteins from a single region of Nakamurella deserti:
- a CDS encoding LacI family DNA-binding transcriptional regulator, which produces MHADRITIYEVAERAGVSISTVSNAVNKPDRVSAETRRRVLAAADELGFVPKVAAADLARKGTGRIGVMAPFTSYASFLRRLSGVIGAAGAGGMEVVVYDHESAASTSSPTLASMPIHGRLDGLIVMGLDIEHGIAERFHRRGLPTVAVDAESDFFSRVLVDDVDGGRIAARHLVERGHTRCGYLLERQVADYESQAIKRLAGFREVMAGAGPDPVLIAASDNSVAGARVAAGQLLDRPDRPTAVMAHHDLLAVGVLLAARDRGLRVPEDLAVMGFDDGESAAAADLTTVRQPFEESGRAAVDLLLRNDGRSSVRTTTMLDVELVPRSTT; this is translated from the coding sequence GTGCACGCTGATCGCATCACCATCTACGAGGTGGCCGAGCGTGCCGGCGTGAGCATCTCGACGGTGTCCAACGCGGTCAACAAGCCCGACCGGGTCAGCGCAGAGACGCGGCGGCGGGTGCTCGCGGCGGCGGACGAACTCGGGTTCGTACCCAAGGTCGCCGCCGCCGACCTCGCCCGCAAGGGCACGGGGCGGATCGGCGTCATGGCGCCGTTCACGTCCTACGCGTCGTTCCTGCGCCGGCTGTCCGGCGTCATCGGCGCGGCCGGCGCGGGGGGTATGGAGGTCGTCGTCTACGACCACGAGTCCGCCGCGTCCACGTCGTCCCCGACGCTGGCCAGCATGCCGATCCACGGACGTCTGGACGGTCTCATCGTGATGGGCCTGGACATCGAGCACGGCATCGCCGAGCGGTTCCACCGGCGCGGCCTGCCGACGGTGGCGGTGGACGCCGAGAGTGACTTCTTCTCACGGGTTCTCGTCGACGACGTGGACGGCGGCCGGATCGCCGCCCGGCATCTCGTCGAACGGGGCCACACCCGGTGCGGCTACCTTCTCGAGCGCCAGGTCGCCGACTACGAGTCGCAGGCGATCAAGCGGCTCGCCGGTTTCCGTGAGGTGATGGCGGGTGCCGGGCCGGACCCGGTCCTCATCGCCGCCAGCGACAACTCCGTGGCCGGCGCCCGGGTGGCGGCCGGCCAGCTGCTGGACCGGCCCGACCGCCCGACCGCGGTGATGGCCCACCACGACCTGCTGGCCGTCGGTGTGCTGCTGGCCGCGCGCGACCGCGGGCTGCGGGTGCCCGAGGACCTCGCCGTGATGGGCTTCGACGACGGTGAGTCGGCCGCCGCCGCCGATCTGACGACGGTCCGGCAACCCTTCGAGGAGTCCGGC
- the truB gene encoding tRNA pseudouridine(55) synthase TruB, whose translation MHPYRRHPLIPGLLLVDKPTGPTSHDIVGRGRRVLGTRRVGHAGTLDPLASGLLVLGVERGTKLLGHLALKDKSYLATIRLGQATTTDDAQGDVVSSTDATAVGDDALAAGIAALTGDLMQVPSSVSAIKVDGKRAYDLVRSGATVTLAARPVTVSRFDVLAIRRGAEVGTDTGGGPTGTRVVDVDVMVDCTTGTYIRALARDLGTALGVGAHLTALRRTRIGPFGVGGALDLWSMGADDRDTAHAAILPAPRAAELSFPIRRASADEARDLSYGRPLAAAGINGTYAVLDTAGELLALLAEDGERAKPVLVWHAAS comes from the coding sequence ATCCACCCCTACCGGAGGCACCCCCTGATCCCCGGCCTGCTGCTGGTCGACAAGCCCACCGGGCCCACCTCGCACGACATCGTCGGGCGCGGCCGCCGGGTGCTCGGCACCCGCCGGGTGGGTCACGCGGGCACCCTCGACCCGCTCGCGTCCGGCCTGCTGGTCCTCGGGGTGGAACGTGGCACCAAGCTCCTCGGACACCTCGCGTTGAAGGACAAGTCCTACCTCGCGACCATCCGGCTCGGGCAGGCCACCACCACCGACGACGCCCAGGGCGACGTCGTGAGCAGCACGGACGCGACCGCGGTCGGCGACGACGCCCTCGCCGCCGGGATCGCCGCGCTCACCGGTGACCTGATGCAGGTGCCCAGCTCGGTGTCGGCGATCAAGGTCGACGGCAAGCGCGCCTACGACCTGGTCCGGTCGGGTGCGACGGTGACGCTGGCCGCACGGCCGGTCACCGTCAGCCGGTTCGACGTCCTCGCGATCCGTCGCGGCGCGGAGGTCGGCACCGACACCGGCGGCGGGCCCACCGGCACGCGCGTGGTGGACGTGGACGTGATGGTGGACTGCACCACCGGTACCTACATCCGGGCCCTGGCGCGCGACCTCGGGACCGCTCTCGGGGTCGGGGCGCACCTGACCGCGCTGCGCCGCACCCGGATCGGTCCGTTCGGCGTGGGCGGTGCGCTGGATCTGTGGTCCATGGGGGCGGACGACCGCGACACCGCGCACGCCGCGATCCTGCCGGCCCCACGGGCCGCCGAGCTCTCGTTCCCGATCCGCCGGGCGTCGGCCGACGAGGCCCGCGATCTGTCCTACGGGCGTCCGCTGGCGGCGGCGGGAATCAACGGCACCTACGCGGTGCTGGACACTGCAGGAGAACTGCTCGCACTGCTGGCCGAGGACGGCGAGCGGGCGAAGCCCGTGCTGGTGTGGCACGCGGCGAGCTGA
- a CDS encoding MFS transporter: protein MSTDISRRAWAVWGIGAGVYMLAVFNRSTLGVAGPDALTRFGIESAALGIFITLQLAVYAGMQVPAGILIDRFGPRRMLLTAALVMAVGQLGFAFAPNYPLALVSRGILGCGDAMTYVSVLRLISAWFPGRRYPLLTSFSGFFGVVGNVAATVPLAALLPIWGWVPTFSLAGGLCLVYALVLVRKGTEPPPYLAQAAPAEAVRGRQLAGEVSRSFREPGGRLGFWVHFTTMSGSAVFTVLWGFPYLTAALGYSRGLASSLLLLTVVAQCLFSVSLGTLLGRRPSIRVPVAFGVSILNLAIWGLLIGWPGGHPPLGVIVVMMVLLAVGGPSSMVGFLLARDYNPRHRISTATGLVNSGGWIATLTGVLLVGQILDIVEPGPVKTTTGYRWAFVAILLLTAFGLYRLTVWWLRVRRQLLELQAAGGHGPIEVHPHRFDRHVGGSTPTGGTP, encoded by the coding sequence GTGAGCACCGACATCAGCCGCCGCGCATGGGCCGTCTGGGGCATCGGCGCCGGTGTCTACATGCTGGCGGTGTTCAACCGCAGCACCCTCGGCGTGGCCGGTCCGGACGCCTTGACCCGTTTCGGCATCGAGTCCGCGGCGCTGGGCATCTTCATCACCCTGCAGCTGGCCGTCTACGCCGGGATGCAGGTGCCCGCCGGCATCCTCATCGACCGGTTCGGCCCCCGCCGGATGCTGCTGACCGCCGCCCTCGTCATGGCCGTCGGTCAGCTCGGTTTCGCCTTCGCGCCGAACTACCCGCTGGCGCTGGTCTCCCGCGGCATCCTCGGCTGCGGCGACGCGATGACCTACGTCAGCGTGCTGCGGCTCATCTCGGCCTGGTTCCCCGGCCGCCGCTACCCGCTGCTGACCTCGTTCTCCGGGTTCTTCGGCGTCGTCGGCAACGTTGCGGCCACCGTCCCGCTGGCCGCCCTGCTGCCGATCTGGGGGTGGGTGCCGACGTTCTCGCTGGCCGGCGGACTGTGCCTGGTGTACGCGCTGGTGCTGGTGCGCAAGGGCACCGAACCGCCGCCGTACCTGGCCCAGGCCGCCCCGGCCGAGGCCGTCCGGGGCCGGCAGCTGGCCGGCGAGGTGTCGAGGTCGTTCCGGGAGCCCGGTGGCCGGCTCGGCTTCTGGGTGCACTTCACCACCATGAGCGGCTCCGCGGTGTTCACCGTGCTGTGGGGTTTCCCGTACCTGACCGCGGCGCTGGGTTACTCCCGCGGTCTGGCGTCCAGCCTGCTGCTGCTGACCGTCGTGGCGCAGTGCCTGTTCTCGGTGTCGCTGGGCACCCTGCTCGGCCGGCGGCCGTCCATCCGGGTGCCGGTGGCGTTCGGGGTGAGCATCCTCAACCTGGCGATCTGGGGGCTGCTCATCGGCTGGCCGGGTGGGCATCCGCCCCTCGGGGTGATCGTCGTGATGATGGTGCTGCTGGCCGTCGGTGGCCCGTCGTCGATGGTCGGCTTCCTGCTCGCGCGTGACTACAACCCGCGGCACCGGATCTCCACCGCCACCGGACTGGTCAACTCCGGCGGCTGGATCGCCACCCTGACCGGGGTGCTGCTGGTCGGCCAGATCCTCGACATCGTCGAGCCCGGACCGGTGAAGACCACCACCGGCTACCGCTGGGCGTTCGTGGCGATCCTGCTGCTCACCGCCTTCGGTCTGTACCGGCTCACGGTCTGGTGGCTGCGGGTCCGCCGGCAGCTGCTGGAGTTGCAGGCGGCCGGCGGCCACGGCCCCATCGAGGTGCACCCGCACCGCTTCGACCGCCACGTCGGCGGATCCACCCCTACCGGAGGCACCCCCTGA
- a CDS encoding DHH family phosphoesterase: protein MSAAPLFSTAAPVHHVAERITAARSVLILSHVNPDADTLGSALALGLALDARGTSVEVAFDEPAVPESLAALPGQHLVTRDPSRTADLVVCVDVASSGRLGGLVDILETARDSIVIDHHASNLGFGRLNWIDPHAEATVVMIAALLDELGCPLTTEIATDLYAGLATDTVNFRFASPAGHRLAARLLEAGVVADEVLRPISDTHPFGWLTMLGTVLTAAVLDPAGARGLGQVVVRIPLETAAGLRREELDAVIDIVRTSAEAEVAVVAKQTDDDVWQVSLRSHGALDVAEVAVRCGGGGHPRAAGYTFVGSGAALTAQLDSAWNVPLT, encoded by the coding sequence ATGAGTGCCGCCCCCCTTTTCTCCACGGCGGCACCCGTGCACCACGTGGCGGAACGCATCACCGCGGCCCGCTCGGTGCTCATCCTCTCCCACGTCAACCCCGACGCCGACACCCTGGGCAGCGCACTCGCGCTGGGCCTGGCACTGGATGCCCGGGGCACTTCCGTCGAGGTCGCGTTCGACGAGCCCGCCGTCCCGGAGTCCCTCGCCGCCCTGCCCGGGCAGCACCTCGTCACCCGGGATCCGTCCCGCACCGCGGACCTCGTCGTCTGCGTCGACGTCGCCTCGTCCGGGCGGCTCGGTGGACTGGTCGACATCCTGGAGACGGCCCGCGACAGCATCGTCATCGACCACCACGCCAGCAACCTCGGCTTCGGCCGGCTGAACTGGATCGACCCGCACGCCGAAGCCACGGTGGTGATGATCGCGGCGCTGCTCGACGAGCTCGGCTGCCCGCTCACCACCGAGATCGCCACCGACCTGTACGCGGGCCTGGCCACCGACACGGTCAACTTCCGCTTCGCCAGTCCCGCCGGACACCGGCTCGCCGCCCGGCTCCTCGAGGCCGGCGTCGTCGCCGACGAGGTGCTGCGGCCGATCTCCGACACCCATCCGTTCGGCTGGCTGACCATGCTCGGCACCGTGCTCACCGCCGCCGTCCTGGACCCGGCCGGCGCCCGCGGTCTCGGCCAGGTCGTGGTCAGGATCCCGCTCGAGACCGCCGCCGGGCTGCGCCGCGAGGAGCTCGACGCGGTGATCGACATCGTCCGGACCAGCGCCGAGGCCGAGGTCGCGGTGGTCGCCAAGCAGACCGACGACGACGTCTGGCAGGTGTCGTTGCGCTCACACGGCGCGTTGGACGTCGCCGAGGTCGCCGTCCGCTGCGGGGGTGGCGGGCATCCGCGCGCGGCCGGCTACACCTTCGTCGGCAGCGGCGCGGCGTTGACGGCCCAACTCGACAGCGCGTGGAACGTCCCTCTGACGTGA